In the Sinorhizobium arboris LMG 14919 genome, one interval contains:
- the edd gene encoding phosphogluconate dehydratase, with protein sequence MSADSRIAAITARIVERSKPHREPYLDRVRRAATNGPHRTVLGCGNLAHGFAVCSPAEKVALAGDRVPNLGIITSYNDMLSAHQPFETYPALIREAAHEAGGVAQVAGGVPAMCDGVTQGQPGMELSLFSRDVIAMAAGIGLSHNMFDAAVYLGVCDKIVPGLAIAALTFGHLPAVFIPAGPMTSGLPNDEKAKIRQLFAEGKVGRDELLEAESKSYHGPGTCTFYGTANSNQMLMEIMGFHLPGASFINPGTPLRDALTKEATKRALAITALGNEFTPAGEMIDERSIVNGVVGLHATGGSTNHTMHLVAMARAAGIVLTWQDISELSDLVPLLARVYPNGLADVNHFHAAGGMGFLIAQLLKKGLLHDDVRTVYGQGLSAYAIDVKLGENGGVRREPAPETSADPKVLATVDRPFQHTGGLKMLSGNIGKAVIKISAVKPESHVIEAPAKIFNDQAELNAAFKAGKLEGDFVAVVRFQGPKANGMPELHKMTTVLGILQDRGQKVAILTDGRMSGASGKVPAAIHVTPEAKEGGPIARIQEGDIVRIDAINCKIEVLVEDIALKTRVPAHIDLSDNEFGMGRELFAPFRQIAGAADRGGSVLFH encoded by the coding sequence ATGTCCGCCGATTCCCGCATAGCAGCCATTACTGCCCGCATCGTCGAACGCTCGAAGCCCCATCGGGAGCCCTATCTCGATCGCGTCCGCCGCGCTGCGACGAACGGACCGCACCGGACCGTGCTCGGCTGCGGCAACCTCGCGCATGGATTTGCGGTCTGTTCCCCCGCGGAGAAGGTGGCGCTCGCCGGCGACCGCGTTCCCAATCTCGGTATCATCACATCCTACAACGACATGCTTTCGGCGCATCAGCCGTTCGAAACCTATCCGGCGCTGATCCGGGAGGCCGCGCATGAGGCGGGCGGTGTCGCTCAGGTCGCCGGCGGCGTTCCGGCGATGTGCGACGGCGTCACCCAGGGACAGCCCGGCATGGAGCTGTCGCTCTTCTCGCGCGATGTCATCGCCATGGCGGCCGGCATCGGCCTCTCGCACAACATGTTCGACGCGGCCGTCTATCTCGGCGTCTGCGACAAGATCGTGCCCGGGCTCGCGATCGCCGCACTCACCTTCGGCCATCTGCCGGCGGTTTTCATCCCCGCCGGACCGATGACCTCGGGCCTGCCAAACGACGAGAAGGCCAAGATCCGGCAACTCTTCGCCGAGGGCAAGGTCGGCCGCGACGAGTTGCTCGAGGCCGAGTCCAAGTCCTATCACGGGCCCGGCACCTGTACCTTCTACGGAACCGCCAATTCCAACCAGATGCTGATGGAGATCATGGGCTTCCACCTGCCTGGCGCATCCTTCATCAATCCCGGCACCCCCCTTCGCGACGCGCTGACCAAGGAAGCGACGAAGCGGGCGCTGGCGATCACCGCGCTCGGCAACGAATTCACGCCCGCCGGCGAGATGATCGACGAGCGGTCGATCGTCAACGGCGTCGTCGGCCTGCATGCGACCGGCGGCTCCACGAATCACACGATGCATCTCGTCGCAATGGCACGCGCGGCCGGAATCGTGCTTACTTGGCAGGACATTTCGGAGCTTTCCGATCTCGTGCCGCTGCTCGCGCGCGTCTACCCGAACGGGCTGGCCGACGTGAACCATTTCCACGCGGCAGGCGGCATGGGCTTCCTGATCGCTCAACTCCTCAAGAAGGGCTTGCTGCACGACGACGTCCGCACCGTCTATGGTCAGGGGCTCAGCGCCTATGCGATCGACGTGAAGCTCGGCGAGAACGGCGGCGTCAGGCGTGAGCCTGCACCGGAGACGAGCGCCGACCCGAAGGTGCTCGCAACGGTCGACCGCCCGTTCCAGCACACCGGCGGCCTCAAGATGCTGAGCGGCAATATCGGCAAGGCGGTCATCAAGATCTCCGCCGTCAAGCCGGAGAGCCACGTTATCGAAGCGCCGGCCAAGATCTTCAACGATCAAGCCGAACTCAACGCCGCCTTCAAGGCGGGCAAGCTCGAAGGCGATTTCGTGGCCGTCGTGCGCTTTCAAGGGCCGAAGGCCAACGGCATGCCCGAACTGCACAAGATGACCACGGTGCTCGGTATCCTGCAGGATCGCGGCCAGAAAGTCGCGATCCTTACCGACGGGCGCATGTCGGGCGCCTCCGGCAAGGTTCCGGCAGCGATCCATGTGACGCCGGAAGCGAAAGAAGGCGGCCCGATCGCCCGCATCCAGGAAGGCGACATTGTCCGAATCGACGCGATCAACTGCAAGATCGAGGTGCTTGTCGAGGATATCGCGTTGAAGACGCGCGTGCCGGCACATATCGACCTCTCCGATAACGAGTTCGGCATGGGCCGCGAGCTCTTCGCTCCGTTCAGACAGATCGCCGGTGCCGCCGACCGAGGCGGAAGCGTGCTGTTCCACTAG
- the pgl gene encoding 6-phosphogluconolactonase, whose product MSANMHIFENASALAQALADEVATRLAAAIAAKGAATLAVSGGSTPKAFFQSLSRHELDWARVSVTLVDERFVPPENERSNHRLVADNLLQDKAAEARFVPLYHAAATAEAAAETASERTASLGVPFDVVVLGMGTDGHTASFFPGGTRLAEALDPATPRGVITMEAEGAGEPRLTFTFSSLQDAGCLVLHIEGNAKKEVLARAEAPGNEAEMPVRAVLRRAASPLQIYWAP is encoded by the coding sequence ATGAGCGCGAACATGCACATATTCGAAAATGCGTCCGCACTGGCGCAGGCCCTCGCGGACGAAGTCGCCACAAGGCTCGCCGCGGCGATCGCGGCGAAGGGCGCAGCAACACTTGCGGTATCGGGCGGCTCCACCCCGAAAGCCTTTTTCCAGTCGCTCTCACGACATGAGCTCGATTGGGCAAGGGTGTCGGTCACGCTGGTCGATGAGCGGTTCGTGCCGCCCGAAAACGAGCGGTCCAACCACCGCCTGGTCGCCGACAATCTGCTTCAGGACAAGGCTGCAGAGGCGCGCTTCGTTCCGCTCTACCATGCTGCCGCAACGGCGGAAGCCGCCGCGGAGACCGCGAGCGAGAGGACGGCAAGCCTCGGCGTGCCTTTCGATGTCGTGGTGCTCGGAATGGGAACGGACGGGCATACCGCCTCGTTCTTTCCCGGAGGGACGCGCCTTGCCGAGGCGCTCGATCCGGCGACGCCGCGCGGCGTGATCACCATGGAAGCGGAGGGCGCGGGCGAACCCCGCCTCACCTTCACCTTCTCCAGTCTGCAGGATGCCGGCTGTCTGGTGCTGCATATCGAAGGCAACGCCAAGAAAGAGGTGCTTGCCCGGGCCGAGGCGCCCGGCAACGAGGCAGAGATGCCCGTCCGGGCCGTGCTTCGGCGGGCCGCATCGCCGCTGCAGATATACTGGGCGCCCTGA
- the zwf gene encoding glucose-6-phosphate dehydrogenase, which translates to MSSQIIPVEPFDYVVFGGTGDLAERKLLPALYHRQMEGQFTEPTRIIGASRASLSHDEYRKFASDALKEHLTSGEFNEAEVEKFTSRLYYVSVDAKSEQGWDDLKKLLEEGKDRTRAFYLAVGPAIFGDISEKIRDHKLITKNTRIVVEKPIGRDLASATELNDTIGKVFREEQIFRIDHYLGKETVQNLMALRFANALYEPLWNSAHIDHVQITVSEAVGLENRAGYYDKAGALRDMVQNHILQLVCFVAMEAPTSMDAEAVRDEKLKVLRALKPITASNVEQVTVRGQYRAGASSGGPVKGYLEELEGGVSNTETFVAIKAEISNWRWAGVPFYLRTGKRMAGRMSEIVITFKQIPHSIFDQSAGRISANQLMIRLQPNEGVKQSLMIKDPGPGGMRLRNVPLDMSFAEAFAVRNADAYERLLLDVIRNNQTLFVRRDEVEAAWQWIDPILKAWEATGQQVQGYTAGTWGPSQSIALIERDGRTWNDAI; encoded by the coding sequence ATGAGCAGCCAGATCATTCCCGTCGAACCGTTTGACTATGTGGTGTTCGGGGGCACCGGCGATCTTGCAGAGCGCAAGCTCCTGCCGGCACTCTACCACCGCCAGATGGAAGGTCAGTTCACGGAGCCGACGCGAATCATCGGCGCCTCGCGCGCGAGCCTTTCCCATGACGAGTACCGCAAGTTCGCGAGCGACGCCCTGAAGGAACATCTGACGTCCGGGGAGTTCAACGAGGCCGAAGTCGAGAAATTCACTTCCCGGCTCTATTACGTCTCCGTCGACGCCAAGTCCGAGCAGGGCTGGGACGATCTGAAGAAACTCCTGGAAGAAGGCAAGGATCGCACCCGCGCCTTCTATCTTGCCGTCGGGCCGGCGATCTTCGGCGACATTTCCGAAAAGATCCGCGATCACAAGCTGATCACCAAGAATACGCGCATCGTCGTCGAGAAGCCGATCGGCCGCGACCTCGCTTCCGCGACGGAGCTCAACGACACGATCGGCAAGGTCTTCCGCGAAGAGCAGATTTTCCGCATCGACCACTATCTCGGCAAGGAGACGGTTCAGAACCTGATGGCGCTGCGCTTTGCCAATGCGCTCTACGAGCCGCTGTGGAACTCGGCCCATATCGATCACGTGCAGATCACCGTTTCCGAAGCCGTCGGGCTCGAGAATCGCGCGGGCTACTACGACAAGGCCGGTGCGCTGCGCGACATGGTGCAGAACCATATCCTCCAGCTCGTCTGTTTCGTGGCGATGGAGGCACCGACGTCGATGGATGCGGAGGCCGTGCGCGACGAGAAGCTCAAGGTGCTTCGGGCGCTGAAGCCTATCACCGCCTCCAATGTCGAGCAGGTCACGGTCCGCGGCCAGTACCGCGCGGGCGCATCGTCCGGCGGCCCGGTCAAGGGCTATCTCGAAGAGCTCGAGGGAGGCGTTTCCAACACGGAGACCTTCGTCGCGATCAAGGCGGAGATCAGCAACTGGCGCTGGGCGGGCGTGCCCTTCTATCTTCGCACCGGAAAGCGCATGGCGGGCCGCATGTCGGAGATCGTCATCACCTTCAAGCAGATCCCGCACTCGATCTTCGATCAGAGCGCCGGGCGCATATCGGCCAATCAGTTGATGATCCGCCTGCAGCCGAACGAGGGCGTCAAGCAGTCTCTGATGATCAAGGACCCAGGACCGGGCGGCATGCGCCTGAGAAACGTGCCCCTCGACATGAGCTTCGCCGAAGCCTTCGCCGTGCGCAATGCCGACGCCTATGAACGCCTGCTGCTCGACGTGATCCGCAACAACCAGACCCTGTTCGTCCGCCGCGACGAGGTGGAAGCCGCCTGGCAGTGGATCGACCCGATCCTCAAGGCGTGGGAAGCAACCGGGCAACAGGTGCAGGGCTATACCGCCGGCACCTGGGGGCCGAGCCAGTCGATCGCGCTGATCGAGCGCGACGGCCGTACTTGGAACGATGCGATCTAG
- a CDS encoding NAD(P)/FAD-dependent oxidoreductase, whose amino-acid sequence MTWQSPISPGYSWYEATLPERPAFPVMPGSRKADVAIIGGGYTGLQAAYNLARNGTDVTLIDGCRFGDGASGRNGGQFGTGQRVWAEETEQVLGREWAQRLFDMAENAKRYVLGFSEEHAIDIEFMPGQLSVSHKAGLERDYRNHVEAMTERYGYPHLRFMDREETVGRLGSSHYHFGIRDAGTGHIHPMKLVVGLARQAALAGANLYEATKALKIEKKEGSVVIETTSGTITADRALIACNAYIGNLEPVTASHVMPIRSFIGATTVLAEHPGILPGGESVDDSRFVVRYFRKSKDGRLLFGGREAYTADNPRDISAHIRRQICEIYPDLADIEITHAWGGSVGITMPRQPFCREVMPGVTTIGGYSGHGIMLANYCGKLYAELALGRSTELDLLKDLKIQAFPGGTRFRSALLFLALSWYALRDRF is encoded by the coding sequence ATGACCTGGCAAAGCCCGATCTCGCCCGGATATTCCTGGTATGAGGCCACCCTTCCCGAGCGGCCCGCCTTCCCGGTAATGCCCGGCTCCCGCAAAGCCGACGTCGCCATCATCGGCGGCGGCTATACCGGGCTGCAGGCGGCCTACAATCTCGCCCGGAACGGGACCGACGTGACGCTGATCGATGGCTGCCGCTTCGGCGATGGCGCCTCCGGGCGCAATGGCGGCCAGTTCGGCACCGGTCAACGTGTGTGGGCGGAGGAGACGGAGCAAGTGCTCGGCCGCGAATGGGCGCAACGGCTCTTCGACATGGCCGAAAACGCCAAGCGCTATGTCCTGGGATTTTCGGAAGAGCACGCGATCGACATCGAATTCATGCCGGGCCAGCTCTCGGTCAGCCACAAGGCAGGCCTCGAAAGGGACTATCGCAACCATGTCGAGGCGATGACCGAGCGGTACGGTTACCCGCATCTTAGATTCATGGATCGCGAGGAGACCGTCGGCCGGCTCGGCTCCAGCCATTACCACTTCGGCATCCGCGACGCCGGAACCGGCCACATCCACCCGATGAAGCTGGTTGTAGGGCTCGCCAGACAGGCGGCGCTCGCCGGCGCCAATCTCTACGAAGCGACGAAGGCGCTCAAGATCGAGAAGAAGGAAGGCTCGGTCGTCATCGAGACGACAAGCGGCACGATCACGGCCGACCGGGCGCTGATCGCCTGCAATGCCTATATCGGCAATCTCGAGCCGGTGACCGCCAGCCACGTCATGCCGATCCGTTCCTTCATCGGCGCGACGACGGTGCTGGCCGAGCATCCCGGGATTCTGCCAGGCGGCGAATCCGTCGACGATTCGCGCTTCGTCGTGCGCTATTTCCGCAAATCGAAAGACGGGCGGCTGCTCTTCGGCGGGCGGGAGGCCTACACTGCCGACAATCCACGCGACATTTCGGCGCACATCCGCCGACAGATCTGCGAAATCTACCCTGATCTCGCCGACATCGAGATCACCCACGCCTGGGGCGGCTCGGTCGGCATCACCATGCCGCGCCAACCCTTCTGTCGCGAGGTCATGCCGGGGGTCACCACGATCGGCGGCTATTCCGGCCATGGCATCATGCTCGCCAATTATTGCGGCAAGCTCTATGCCGAGCTCGCGCTCGGGCGGTCCACCGAGCTCGATCTGCTGAAGGACCTTAAGATACAAGCTTTCCCCGGCGGAACGCGATTCCGCTCGGCGCTTCTGTTCCTGGCGCTCAGCTGGTACGCGCTGCGCGACCGGTTTTAA
- a CDS encoding glutamine synthetase family protein: protein MSSKRSVAQETAKVSKSSKIPLALHAARGVKTWTEAVDWLKIRGIEDIECITPDLAGVPRGKMMPTSKFTSNTSLALPSAIYRHTISGEYPEETGQFRYDSRDSDIKLVPDLSTLSIVPWESDPTAQVICDIVGSQGEQISYTPRNVLKRVIELYRQKGWKPVVAPEIEFYLVAQNDDPDYPLRPPKGRSGRSILGGQGYSIAGINEFDELIDDIYHFSEKQGLEIDTLIHEEGPAQLEINLRHGDPIELADQVFLFKRTIREAALKHGIYATFMAKPMQGQPGSAMHIHQSVVDIESGRNIFSNPDGSPSQAFFSFIGGMQRYVPRTLSMMAPYVNSYRRLTPDMSAPVNTAWGYDNRTTAFRIPVSDPVARRIENRLPSSDANPYLALAASLGCGYLGIVEGLQATPPTEHTANEGEIELPRGLLEAVSLLESAPSLAEVFSAEFIAIYAGVKRGEFETFMQVISPWEREFLLLNV, encoded by the coding sequence ATGTCTTCCAAGAGAAGTGTTGCCCAAGAGACAGCAAAGGTCAGCAAGAGTTCGAAGATACCCCTCGCCCTGCATGCCGCCCGTGGCGTGAAGACCTGGACCGAAGCGGTCGATTGGCTCAAGATTCGCGGCATCGAAGATATCGAATGCATCACGCCGGACCTTGCGGGCGTTCCGCGCGGCAAGATGATGCCGACGTCCAAATTCACGTCCAACACGTCGCTTGCCCTGCCATCGGCGATCTACCGGCACACGATCTCCGGCGAATATCCGGAGGAGACCGGGCAGTTCCGCTACGATTCGCGCGACAGCGACATCAAGCTCGTTCCGGACCTGTCCACCCTTTCCATCGTTCCGTGGGAAAGCGACCCGACGGCACAGGTCATCTGCGACATCGTCGGCTCGCAGGGCGAGCAGATCAGCTACACCCCGCGCAATGTGCTTAAGCGCGTCATCGAGCTCTACCGTCAGAAGGGCTGGAAGCCGGTGGTCGCACCGGAGATCGAATTCTATCTCGTTGCCCAGAACGACGATCCGGACTATCCGCTGCGACCGCCGAAGGGCCGGTCCGGCCGTTCGATCCTCGGCGGCCAGGGCTATTCGATCGCCGGCATCAACGAGTTCGACGAACTCATCGACGACATCTACCATTTTTCCGAAAAACAGGGCCTCGAAATCGATACGCTGATCCACGAAGAGGGACCGGCGCAGCTCGAGATCAACCTCAGGCACGGCGATCCGATCGAGCTTGCCGATCAGGTCTTCCTGTTCAAGCGCACGATCCGCGAAGCGGCGTTGAAGCACGGAATCTATGCGACATTCATGGCCAAGCCGATGCAGGGCCAGCCCGGCTCCGCCATGCACATCCACCAATCGGTGGTCGACATCGAGAGCGGCCGCAACATCTTCTCAAATCCCGACGGGTCGCCGTCCCAGGCGTTCTTCTCCTTCATCGGCGGCATGCAGCGCTACGTGCCGCGGACGTTGTCGATGATGGCGCCCTATGTGAATTCCTATCGGCGCCTCACGCCGGACATGTCCGCACCGGTCAATACCGCCTGGGGCTATGACAATCGGACCACGGCGTTCCGTATCCCCGTCTCCGACCCGGTCGCACGGCGCATCGAGAACCGTCTGCCGAGCTCGGACGCGAATCCCTATCTGGCGCTTGCGGCCTCGCTCGGCTGCGGCTATCTCGGCATCGTCGAGGGCCTGCAGGCGACCCCGCCGACGGAACACACGGCCAACGAAGGCGAGATCGAGCTGCCGCGAGGACTGCTCGAGGCGGTTTCGCTGCTCGAATCGGCGCCCTCGCTGGCTGAGGTCTTCAGCGCCGAATTCATCGCCATTTATGCCGGCGTCAAACGCGGCGAGTTCGAAACCTTCATGCAGGTCATCAGCCCATGGGAACGCGAGTTCCTGCTCCTGAATGTCTGA
- a CDS encoding NAD(P)/FAD-dependent oxidoreductase, whose product MADKQDVLIIGAGAAGMMCAIEAGKRGRRVLVIDHAGAPGEKIRISGGGRCNFTNIHASPRNFLSGNAHFCKSALARYRPQDFVALVERHGISWHEKTLGQLFCDHSARDIIRMLTAEMREAGARLALETTVEAIERTASGFRVTTSGGAVDAASLVVASGGKSIPKMGATGLAYRIAEQFGLPVVETRPALVPLTLDQLQLAKLGALAGVAADAEARLGKAAFREAVLITHRGLSGPAILQISSYWREGDEILLRLMPDIDIGSILRGMRRTNGRQAAQTALADILPRRLAQFFADEAKLTGRMLADLSDKAIDTLANSIQAWTIRPAGSEGYRTAEVTLGGVDTHALDSRTMRARDVPGLYFVGECVDVTGWLGGYNFQWAWASGFVAGQDV is encoded by the coding sequence GTGGCGGACAAGCAGGACGTGCTGATCATCGGAGCGGGCGCCGCCGGCATGATGTGCGCCATCGAGGCGGGCAAGCGCGGACGCCGCGTGCTCGTCATCGATCACGCCGGGGCGCCCGGTGAGAAGATCCGCATCTCCGGCGGCGGCCGCTGCAATTTCACCAACATACATGCGAGCCCCAGGAACTTCCTCTCCGGCAACGCGCACTTCTGCAAGTCCGCACTTGCCCGCTACCGGCCCCAGGACTTCGTCGCTCTCGTCGAGCGCCACGGCATCAGCTGGCACGAGAAAACGCTCGGCCAGCTCTTCTGCGATCATTCGGCCAGGGACATCATCCGCATGCTGACGGCGGAGATGAGGGAGGCGGGAGCGCGACTGGCGCTCGAGACCACGGTCGAGGCGATAGAAAGAACCGCATCGGGCTTCCGTGTCACGACGAGTGGCGGCGCCGTCGATGCGGCGTCGCTGGTGGTGGCGAGCGGCGGCAAGTCCATCCCGAAGATGGGAGCGACGGGCCTTGCCTATCGCATCGCCGAGCAGTTCGGCTTGCCGGTCGTCGAAACCCGGCCGGCGCTGGTTCCCCTGACACTCGATCAGCTTCAGCTCGCAAAGCTCGGCGCGCTGGCCGGCGTTGCCGCAGATGCCGAGGCGCGGTTGGGGAAAGCCGCCTTCCGCGAAGCCGTCCTCATCACTCACCGCGGCTTGAGCGGACCGGCGATCCTGCAGATTTCATCCTATTGGCGTGAGGGCGACGAGATCCTCCTTCGGCTGATGCCGGACATCGATATAGGCTCGATCCTCAGGGGGATGCGCCGGACGAACGGCCGCCAGGCAGCCCAGACGGCACTCGCCGACATCCTTCCGCGCCGGCTCGCGCAGTTCTTCGCCGACGAGGCAAAGCTTACGGGGCGGATGCTTGCCGACCTTTCCGACAAGGCGATCGACACGCTTGCCAACTCCATCCAGGCCTGGACGATCCGACCGGCGGGATCGGAAGGCTACCGGACTGCCGAGGTTACGCTCGGCGGCGTCGACACGCATGCACTCGACTCCCGGACCATGCGGGCAAGGGATGTTCCCGGCCTCTACTTCGTCGGGGAATGTGTCGACGTGACCGGTTGGCTCGGAGGCTACAATTTCCAATGGGCCTGGGCGTCCGGCTTCGTCGCCGGTCAAGACGTGTAA
- a CDS encoding methyl-accepting chemotaxis protein, with translation MFIDRILARFKIQTKVLFFILPFVVSISAVGVTGLYASGLLQGRMEISNSVLQTLSGFKNVYAQMNNFLQRTTDESRRMLKDAIVAQKEVLAETAVQVAGGNGEDELAAAIAATSDIETRIGGLWTLHEGEQKLRAGTRANLERLAAEQSKISEEANRLQYAVRKDENAAKTMLRNAEKLMRASRFYAEFATEVSEAITVEEKLKVAEDRYPTIGRTQRDIFVLLPKGEKSLAETVNSASGAIGALIKTPPGPETLAGLSRYVDRFRTASFRLEAASVGKMREATQIFSELDGKIAGTESVLTATRRLSASLTDIQIAAAAFLGTTSEENRQKLLDKFLAVQSNLTTLRGVAKGMSFFDRTAGALLPVIDVMKKDGLALVEITDKRTAEFEAAGAAINEIWSDLTGFAEQQKVAAGTERAEANQISLAATVAGVAIALLAGIALTLTLKKPIGQITAAMRRLADGALDTSIDGGMRGDEIGDMARALGVFKENALSKVRIEAESAEERARAEAERSRNDAEKRELDRQIDLAVSELAAGLGRLAQGDLSRQIEVPFAGRLEQLRLDFNGSLFRLQDTLSQIRANAQAIQQSGADMHRSADALSKRTEAQAASLEETAAAVDQITVTVRSSAERAHEANQAVSETKRSADSSAVVVTNAVAAMARIEDASRQIEQIIEVIDDIAFQTNLLALNAGIEAARAGEAGKGFAVVAQEVRELAQRSAGAAREIKGLIDKSTEEVSSGSRLVKETGAVLASISAEIVTISQHVETIATASRDQAAALNEVNGSVNQMDQMTQQNASMVEEVTGTSRALARQADTLMMLVEQFRLEPAVPAEQTYRAA, from the coding sequence ATGTTCATCGACAGGATACTTGCCCGCTTCAAGATTCAGACGAAGGTTCTGTTCTTCATCCTGCCCTTCGTCGTCAGCATCTCGGCCGTCGGCGTAACCGGTCTTTACGCCTCGGGTCTGTTACAGGGCCGCATGGAAATCTCGAACAGCGTCCTCCAGACGTTGAGCGGCTTCAAGAACGTCTATGCCCAGATGAACAACTTCCTCCAGCGAACGACCGACGAAAGTCGCCGGATGCTCAAGGATGCGATCGTTGCCCAGAAGGAGGTGCTGGCCGAAACTGCGGTGCAGGTTGCGGGCGGAAACGGCGAAGACGAACTGGCCGCCGCCATTGCCGCGACCAGCGACATCGAGACGCGCATCGGCGGGCTCTGGACGCTGCATGAAGGCGAGCAGAAGCTCCGGGCGGGGACCAGGGCCAATCTGGAGAGGCTTGCGGCCGAACAGTCGAAGATCAGCGAGGAGGCGAACCGGCTGCAATACGCCGTGCGCAAGGACGAGAATGCGGCGAAGACGATGCTTCGTAACGCCGAAAAGCTCATGCGCGCCAGCCGCTTCTATGCGGAATTCGCGACGGAGGTCAGCGAGGCGATAACCGTCGAGGAGAAGCTGAAGGTCGCAGAGGATCGTTACCCGACCATAGGCCGCACGCAACGGGATATTTTCGTGCTCTTGCCGAAGGGCGAGAAATCTCTTGCCGAAACCGTCAACTCCGCTTCCGGGGCGATCGGCGCCCTTATCAAGACGCCGCCCGGCCCCGAAACGCTCGCGGGCCTTTCCAGATATGTCGACCGTTTTCGCACCGCCAGCTTCCGGTTGGAGGCAGCTTCGGTCGGCAAGATGCGCGAGGCGACGCAGATATTCAGCGAGCTTGACGGCAAGATCGCGGGCACCGAGTCGGTGCTGACCGCGACCCGCAGGCTCTCCGCATCCCTGACCGACATCCAGATTGCCGCCGCGGCATTCCTCGGAACGACGAGCGAGGAAAATCGCCAGAAGCTCCTCGACAAATTCCTTGCAGTCCAGTCCAATCTGACAACCCTGCGCGGCGTCGCAAAAGGCATGAGCTTCTTCGACCGGACCGCGGGCGCACTTCTGCCGGTTATCGACGTGATGAAGAAGGATGGCCTTGCGCTTGTCGAGATCACGGACAAGCGCACTGCCGAATTCGAGGCAGCGGGCGCCGCAATCAACGAGATATGGAGCGATCTCACCGGTTTTGCCGAGCAGCAGAAGGTCGCCGCCGGCACTGAACGTGCGGAAGCCAATCAGATCTCCCTTGCGGCGACGGTCGCCGGCGTCGCGATCGCGCTTCTGGCCGGAATCGCGCTCACGCTCACGCTGAAAAAACCGATCGGCCAGATCACGGCCGCAATGCGGCGGCTGGCGGACGGCGCGCTGGACACATCGATCGACGGAGGCATGCGCGGCGACGAGATCGGCGACATGGCGCGCGCCCTCGGCGTCTTCAAGGAAAATGCGCTCTCCAAGGTACGCATCGAAGCGGAAAGCGCTGAGGAGCGCGCCCGCGCGGAAGCCGAGCGCAGCCGCAACGATGCGGAGAAGCGTGAGCTCGACAGACAGATCGATCTTGCGGTCAGCGAGCTCGCAGCCGGCCTCGGACGCCTGGCGCAGGGCGACCTGTCGCGGCAAATCGAAGTGCCGTTCGCCGGTCGCCTCGAGCAGTTGCGGCTGGATTTCAACGGTTCGCTCTTCCGTCTCCAGGACACGCTGTCACAGATTCGCGCCAACGCCCAGGCGATCCAGCAAAGCGGCGCCGACATGCATCGGTCCGCCGACGCGCTGTCCAAGCGGACCGAGGCCCAGGCCGCCTCCCTCGAGGAGACCGCAGCCGCCGTCGACCAGATCACCGTCACGGTGCGCTCTTCGGCGGAGCGCGCGCATGAGGCGAACCAGGCCGTGTCCGAGACCAAGAGGAGCGCCGACAGCTCGGCAGTCGTCGTCACCAACGCGGTGGCCGCTATGGCGCGCATCGAGGATGCTTCGCGCCAGATCGAGCAGATCATCGAGGTGATCGACGACATTGCCTTCCAGACCAACCTTCTGGCGCTCAATGCGGGGATCGAAGCGGCGCGCGCCGGCGAGGCGGGCAAGGGCTTTGCCGTCGTGGCGCAGGAAGTGCGCGAACTGGCGCAACGCTCGGCCGGGGCGGCGCGCGAGATCAAGGGGCTGATCGACAAATCGACCGAAGAAGTGAGTTCCGGCTCACGCCTCGTCAAGGAAACGGGCGCAGTGCTCGCCTCGATCAGCGCTGAGATCGTTACGATCAGCCAGCATGTCGAAACGATCGCCACGGCCAGCCGCGATCAGGCAGCGGCCCTGAACGAGGTCAACGGTTCCGTCAACCAGATGGACCAGATGACGCAGCAGAACGCTTCGATGGTCGAAGAAGTGACCGGTACCAGCCGGGCCCTCGCCCGTCAGGCCGATACGCTGATGATGCTGGTCGAGCAGTTCCGGCTCGAACCGGCGGTCCCAGCCGAGCAGACCTATCGGGCGGCATAG